The Bacillota bacterium genome includes the window GAACAGTAATATATGGTCTGTTTATTAGCAAATAAGGTGGCGAACCGATGGCGATCAGGGGTCGGGTACGGGCTGACCGTCGTACTAAGAATCTAATTCAAAGGCTTCAACCAAACGAGATCGCGATCATTAGTCATAACGGAATCGACAAGCTTGCAGCGCAGGGGCTCATAGAGGCACGCTGCAAGTTTGTGCTTAACGCCGATACCTCGCTCTCAACCGATTACCCGAATGAAGGGCCGTTAATGCTGGTGGAAGCCGGGATCCCGATCATTGACAACATCGGTGAAGAAATATTATCTATACCGGAAGGAACAGAAGTAATAATTAAAGAAGATACCGTTTACGTTAACGACCACCTCGCATTAACCGGTGATTATCTGGATGACGAAAAGATCAAAGCGTCGATGGGGACGACAAAGAATCAACTGGGTGAGGTGCTCAGGTCTTTTGTTGACAACACACTGTCGTACGCCCGGGACGAGATTGAACTTGTAACTCAGAAGATTGAGATGCCGCCTCTGAAAACGAGCTTCCAGGGAAAACACGTTTTGATCGTGGTTCGAGGCTATAACTACAAGGAAGACCTGCGTGCGATAAGTTCCTATATTCATGAGCTGCACCCGGTTTTGGTAGGCGTCGACGGCGGGGCGGACGCCCTTATGGAGTTCGGCTACCGACCGGACATAGTAATCGGTGATATGGACAGCGTAAGTGATGCCGCCCTTAGTCAGGCAAAGGAAATTGTGGTTCACGCTTACGCCGACGGTAAAGCTCCCGGGCTTGAACGGGTAAACAAAATGGGTTTAAACGCGTTTGTACTGCCTATGGCGGGGACAAGCGAGGATGTTGCAATGCTGCTGGCTTATGAAAAAGACGCGAGCCTTATCGTTGCTGTCGGCACGCATTCCAACGTCCTGGATTTCCTGGAAAAGGGTAGACGGGGGATGGGGAGCACCTTTCTTGTGAGGCTGAAGGTCGGCTCGATACTGATTGACGCCAAAGGGGTTTCAAGGCTGTACCGGAGCAGGGTCAAAGTGCGCTACTTGGCGCAGGTAATCGCCGCCGCCCTCATACCTTTTACGGCCGTTGTGGTGATTTCTCCTCCCATACGTCAGCTTATGAAACTTGTTATCATCCAATTCCGTATGCTCTTGGGTATATAAATCAAATGGGGAGCGCTGAAACCGCGCGGGCTCCAAGGAGAGAATAGTGCATGATTATCGACTTCCGCTACCATATCATTACGCTGGTTGCGGTTTTCTTAATGTTGGGCCTCGGAATTCTTATCGGAACAACGATGGTCGGCAGTGAGGCCATCGTCAAGCAGCAGGTACAGCTTGGAGACCGGCTTGAAAAACAACTGAACAGCCTTAGAATGGAAAATATGAAGGTCCAACAACGTGTCGACCGGGTGGAAGCGGAAAACAAGATGCTTGATCTTTTCGCGGGTCAAATAGTGCCCTTTGTCACCGCCGGACGCCTGGAAGGTCTCCGGGTCGCGGTTTTTGAAATTGGGAACGCGGCTTCGCAAGAGATGCTGGACAATTTAAAGACGGCCGGCGCCGTTGTGGAACCGGTCATAACCCTCACAAACGGGCTAAACGTAACCAACTATCAGGAAAAGCTCAGGCAGGATTTTAGCTGGACCGAAAAAAAACCTGAAGATTTAACGGCCAAACTTGCACGTGAACTTGGCCGGGCGATTGCTACAGGTCAGAACGCCGCTTTAATCGATTATTTAGGGTCGGTAGGTCTGGTTACTTATACTGGAAACTACAGCATTCCGGTTAATACCGCAATTGTAATAGGCGGTGCGGAAGAGTCGGAAATCAGCCGTGTGTCTCAAGTCGACTTAAATCTCATTGACGGACTCAAGCAAGAGGGTGTAACGACCGCGGGGGTGGAAGAAACAATTGACAGCGGCATATGTATTAGGGAATACCAAAAGCGGAAAATTACTACCGTGGACAATATCGACACACCGATAGGGCGCACGGCGCTGGTGTTGGCGCTTGCCGGCCAACCGGGAAACTACGGGACAAAACCATCCGCAAAAGGGCTCATCCCTCCTTTCCCGACAGGTGGTGCAAAGTGAATGAAAAATAAATCCAAGACGGTATCGGTAATCATTCCTGCATTCAACGAAGCCGCTCAAATCAGCGAAACGGTGACGGCTGTTAAAGCTATACCCGAGGTTACCCAAATCGTTGTGGTAGACGACGCTTCGAGCGACGAGACATCAACACTTGCGGCGAAAGCAGGCGCCGAAGTGGTAAAGCTCCCCGCTAACAGCGGCAAAGGAACGGCCGTGAATACCGGGATCTCGGTCGCAACAGGGGACGTTTTACTGCTCTTGGATGCCGATTTGGGCAAAAGTGCAACGTACGCGCGCGACCTTGTTCTACCTGTGCTTAGAGGCGAGTCTGATATGACGGTGGCCTGCTTTCCCTCTCCGAAAAAAAAGGGGGGGTTCGGGCTGGTCCGCGGGCTTGCACGCAGCGGGATCCGTTATTTTACAGGTCTCGAAATGAAGGCGCCCCTATCGGGACAGCGGGCGCTTTCCCGGGATGTTCTTGAAGTGGTGAAACCGTTTGCGGGCGGGTTCGGGGTGGAGGTTGCGCTTACCGTAAAAGCCGTCCGAAAAGGGTTCCGTGTCTCAGAAATTGCGGTGCCGATGCGCCACCGTGAAACCGGGAGAGATCTTAAAGGTTTTTTGCATCGCGGCCGTCAATTCCGTGATGTGGCACTGACGCTTACCCGGCTTTACTTTCAATGTCGGCGGCCGGACAGGGTAACCGGATGACGGACCATTATACCGTCTATCTCCTGGCGCTGATAATCGGCTATTCCGCAGGCGGTACAGCCTGCAAACCTTTTTTACACATTTTACGTTCGGGTGGCGCCGTCCGGCCGAACTATTCCGGGCAAAACATACCGGTAGGCGGCGGGGCTGTATTTTTTTTCGCGCTACTGCCGGTTGTGCTAATAAGCGTTATCGTCTTCCCGGAATACATGAGGCAAGCCCGGATTATGAGTTTTATTTTTGTAACGGCTTTGACCACTCTGGTTGGCATCATTGACGACACCCTCGGATCCAGAAAGGTATCCGGTCTTAAAGGACATTTCAGACGACTCCTTGGCGGTGAACTGACCACCGGAGGACTTAAGGCAATCGCCATCGGAATTGGGAGCCTTTTTGTTTTCCTTCCCGGATCCCCGCTTTGGGAGAGTGTTTTTAACGCCATACTCACGGCGCTTACCGTTAACACCCTTAACCTGTTTGATCTGCGCCCCGGTCGTGCGGGAAAGGTTTTTCTTGCCGTTGCGGCGGCACTGACCGCAGCGGCTTGGGGTAGATCCGAGGTTTTTCTTCTGCTGGCGGTATCCGGAGCACTGATCGCTTTCCTTCGTGTGGACTTGCGGGCTGAGGCCATGATGGGTGATGCCGGTTCCAACACCCTCGGAGCCGCGATTGGGCTAACGGCCGCCTGGACCCTCGGACTGGAAGCGCGGGCGGTCGTGTTTTTGCTGCTCCTGTTTCTGAACCTCTTGGCGGAAAGATACTCTTTAACTGTAATCATCGCTAATAACAGGGTGCTTAATTTCATAGACCGTCTCGGTAGGCGCGAATAAATGCAGGAATTTTTTTAAATTATGGCGAAAACGCTACCTAAGGCATTAGGAGAAAACGGCAAACGTATCAGCATTTTTTTGGGCACCCTGGGAAGCGGTAAAACGGCCATAGCGCTCAATACCGCCTGGCAAACGGCCGCAGGTGGGGAAGAAAGCATTCTCGTCGATCTCGACGTTATTAACCCCTACTTCCGTTCCCGAATGCTTCAAAATGAGTTTGCCACTTACGGCGTCAAAGTTATCTGCCCTCCGGCGGAAATAGCCCGTAGCGACCTGCCCGCCTTACCTGCAGCCATTCGCGGCGCTCTGGTTTCCAGAGTGCGGGTGTGTATGGATGTCGGCGGCGATTCTATCGGGGCTACGGTCTTGGGCTGTTACCGCCCGTATCTGCCGGAAGGAGAGTACCGGCTTTTTTTAGTCGTCAACTCGCGACGGCCCTTTACGCAGGATACAAGCGGAATTGTTTCCGCCGTCAAAGAAATAGAAATCGCCGCCGGACTGCGAATCGACTGTCTCGTTAATAATACCAACCTGGGGTTGGAAACCGACATCGGCAGTATAAAAGAAGGGCTTGAGATTGTTCGGAAGGCGGCAGAGCAGCTTGGAGTTTCAGTGGCGTTCTCCGCCGTAACGGAACAGTTAAGTAAGTCCGCTGCGGATGTCTTGGGCGGTGAAGTCTTTTCCCTAAAGGAGTTTTTAACACCGCCGTGGATGGCATGACCGCAGTGTAGTTAAATGTTTGTAAATGTTCGGTAAAACACATTTAGTGTTTTGACGGAGCGCGGTCAGAAGCGAGCATGGCGCGAAGGACCACGCCGGACGGAGCGGAGCGTACTGACTTCAGAGGTCGGAGGCCGGGAAGTCTAACATCCTGCCTCCCACCTCCGATTCAGCCAGCCCCGCACTCAACCGGGTTATAAAGGCTACCGTTATCGGGCTGCGTTTCTACTGCTAACTTGAGTACGGGGTTATCACCGCACCCTATGGGGTTCAGTGAATACGTACAAATGTTTGGGGGATGTTGTCGTGCCGCAAGTAATATTCAATAACGACCGATGTAAGGGGTGCGAACTCTGCATTAGTGTATGTCCCAAAAATATCATCGCCCTTTCTAAAGAAATCATCAACGTTCTCGGATTTCACCCCGCAGGTGTGACCGACATATCGGTTTGCACCGGATGCAGCTTTTGCTCTTTGATCTGTCCGGACCTTGCAGTAACCGTATTACGGAAGGAGTCTACCAAACGGTCGGTGGCCATTCCATCTGAAGAATGAAAATGGGGAACCAGCAGCTTAGGAACGTAGCGCAATACGGAGCGCGGGGAGAAGCAAGTAGAGCACGAAAGCCTGGTAGGGACGGGCCGAAGCGTACATAGAGGTACGTGAGGATCCGGCCCTGCCAGACTGACAAAGCTATACGCAGCTTATCGCCGCGCCCTACGAAAGAACACTTATTGTCAAGGGAGGGTGCAAATGGCCAGAGTATTAATGAAAGGCAATGAAGCCTTCGGCGAAGGAGCTATAAGGGCGGGTTGCAAGTATTTCTTCGGTTATCCGATTACACCGCAGAGTGAACTGCCGCATTACCTGGCAAAACGCCTCCCGGAAATCGGCGGTCTATACCTTCAGGCCGAAAGCGAACTTGCATCCATCAATATGGTGTACGGCGCCGCTGCGGCAGGAGCGCGGGTTATGACCTCTTCTTCCGGCCCGGGAATCAGCCTGATGCAGGAAGGCATATCGTACATAGCTTGCGCCGAACTCCCCTGTGTGATAATAAACGTCATGCGGGGCGGTCCCGGTCTGGGGAATATTGCTCCTTCACAGTCGGATTATTTCCAGGCTACTAAAGGCGGAGGGCATGGTGATTACCACCTACCCGTACTTGCTCCTGCTTCGGTCCAGGAGATCATGGACCTGATGGGACTTGCCTTCGATCTGGCCGATAAGTACCGCAATCCGGTAATGGTAATGGGTGACGGCATTCTCGGGCAGGTGATGGAACCTGTAGAACTAAACTCGGCGACAGAGGTTTCTCTAATTCCTAAACCATGGGCGACCACCGGAACAGCCGGCCGGGAAACCCGAAATATCGTCAATTCTCTTTACATGGAGCCGGAGGAATTGGAGAAGGTCAACCTGCGCCTGCAGGAGAAATACCGCCTGATGGAAAAAGGAGAAAAGCGGTGGGAAGAGTACCGGGTTGAAGACGCCGTTGTCGTGCTTGCGGCGTTCGGCATGGTGGCGAGGATAGCCAAGTCTGTTGTCGACAGGATGAGGTCTGCCGGAATACCGGCAGGCTTAATACGACCCATAACGCTTTATCCGTTCCCCGATGAGCCGTTTCTCAAAGTGCTGCGCACGACGAAGACCTTTGTGGTGGTGGAAATGAACGCCGGACAAATGGTTGAGGACGTGCGACTTGTCGTCGGATACCGGCGTCCGGTACATTTTTACGGTCGTACCGGAGGAATGTTGACTACCGTGGCCGAGGTGGAGGCACGAGTCCGGGAGATATGGGAGGGGTTGAAGTAATGGCGGTTTCCTTGAATCACACCGAAGGACTGACGGATAACCTTTTTCATTACTGTCCGGGATGTACGCACGGAATCATCCACCGTCTTGTGGCCGAGGCCCTTGTGGAACTTGAGGTACTGGACCGGACCGTCGGGATATGCCCGGTGGGGTGCGCGGTGTTTGCTTATAATTATTTCAACTGCGATATGATCGAGGCCGCGCACGGCCGCGCCCCCGCAGTTGCCACCGGTGTAAAAAGGGTGTTACCGGACCGTGTCGTTTTCACCTACCAGGGAGACGGGGATCTCGCGGCTATCGGCACTGCGGAAATGGTTCACGTCGCCGCCCGGGGGGAAAAGATCACTATAATCTTTGTCAACAATACCGTATACGGCATGACCGGCGGCCAGATGGCGCCCACAACACTGGTGGGACAAAAGACTACCACAACACCTTCCGGTCGAGACGCCGGCGTTGCCGGTTTTCCTGTTAAGGTCGCGGAAATGCTTGCCCCAATGGAAGGAGCGGCGTATGTATCCCGCGTGGCAGTTAATTCTCCAAAAAATATACGGCTTGCTAAAAAGGCCGTCTTGCGGGCTTTCAGGACCCAATTAAAGGGGCTCGGCCTGTCGCTGGTCGAGGTCCTTTCGACCTGCCCGACCAACTGGGGACTCAGCCCGCCGGAAGCACTCCGCTGGCTTAAAGAGAATATGATCCCGGTTTATCCGCTCGGGGAATATAAAATACCGGAGGGGGATACTTAATGTTAGAAGAGGTTCTCCTGGCAGGCTTCGGCGGGCAGGGTATCCTTTCGACCGGAATGGTGCTCGCCTACGCCGGCATGGCTGAGGGCCTTCAGGTATCGTGGATGCCCGC containing:
- the steA gene encoding putative cytokinetic ring protein SteA, with the translated sequence MAIRGRVRADRRTKNLIQRLQPNEIAIISHNGIDKLAAQGLIEARCKFVLNADTSLSTDYPNEGPLMLVEAGIPIIDNIGEEILSIPEGTEVIIKEDTVYVNDHLALTGDYLDDEKIKASMGTTKNQLGEVLRSFVDNTLSYARDEIELVTQKIEMPPLKTSFQGKHVLIVVRGYNYKEDLRAISSYIHELHPVLVGVDGGADALMEFGYRPDIVIGDMDSVSDAALSQAKEIVVHAYADGKAPGLERVNKMGLNAFVLPMAGTSEDVAMLLAYEKDASLIVAVGTHSNVLDFLEKGRRGMGSTFLVRLKVGSILIDAKGVSRLYRSRVKVRYLAQVIAAALIPFTAVVVISPPIRQLMKLVIIQFRMLLGI
- a CDS encoding glycosyltransferase family 2 protein; translated protein: MKNKSKTVSVIIPAFNEAAQISETVTAVKAIPEVTQIVVVDDASSDETSTLAAKAGAEVVKLPANSGKGTAVNTGISVATGDVLLLLDADLGKSATYARDLVLPVLRGESDMTVACFPSPKKKGGFGLVRGLARSGIRYFTGLEMKAPLSGQRALSRDVLEVVKPFAGGFGVEVALTVKAVRKGFRVSEIAVPMRHRETGRDLKGFLHRGRQFRDVALTLTRLYFQCRRPDRVTG
- a CDS encoding copper transporter, with amino-acid sequence MIIDFRYHIITLVAVFLMLGLGILIGTTMVGSEAIVKQQVQLGDRLEKQLNSLRMENMKVQQRVDRVEAENKMLDLFAGQIVPFVTAGRLEGLRVAVFEIGNAASQEMLDNLKTAGAVVEPVITLTNGLNVTNYQEKLRQDFSWTEKKPEDLTAKLARELGRAIATGQNAALIDYLGSVGLVTYTGNYSIPVNTAIVIGGAEESEISRVSQVDLNLIDGLKQEGVTTAGVEETIDSGICIREYQKRKITTVDNIDTPIGRTALVLALAGQPGNYGTKPSAKGLIPPFPTGGAK
- a CDS encoding 3-methyl-2-oxobutanoate dehydrogenase subunit VorB; its protein translation is MARVLMKGNEAFGEGAIRAGCKYFFGYPITPQSELPHYLAKRLPEIGGLYLQAESELASINMVYGAAAAGARVMTSSSGPGISLMQEGISYIACAELPCVIINVMRGGPGLGNIAPSQSDYFQATKGGGHGDYHLPVLAPASVQEIMDLMGLAFDLADKYRNPVMVMGDGILGQVMEPVELNSATEVSLIPKPWATTGTAGRETRNIVNSLYMEPEELEKVNLRLQEKYRLMEKGEKRWEEYRVEDAVVVLAAFGMVARIAKSVVDRMRSAGIPAGLIRPITLYPFPDEPFLKVLRTTKTFVVVEMNAGQMVEDVRLVVGYRRPVHFYGRTGGMLTTVAEVEARVREIWEGLK
- a CDS encoding 4Fe-4S dicluster domain-containing protein, whose protein sequence is MPQVIFNNDRCKGCELCISVCPKNIIALSKEIINVLGFHPAGVTDISVCTGCSFCSLICPDLAVTVLRKESTKRSVAIPSEE
- a CDS encoding thiamine pyrophosphate-dependent enzyme, with translation MAVSLNHTEGLTDNLFHYCPGCTHGIIHRLVAEALVELEVLDRTVGICPVGCAVFAYNYFNCDMIEAAHGRAPAVATGVKRVLPDRVVFTYQGDGDLAAIGTAEMVHVAARGEKITIIFVNNTVYGMTGGQMAPTTLVGQKTTTTPSGRDAGVAGFPVKVAEMLAPMEGAAYVSRVAVNSPKNIRLAKKAVLRAFRTQLKGLGLSLVEVLSTCPTNWGLSPPEALRWLKENMIPVYPLGEYKIPEGDT